The following proteins are encoded in a genomic region of Candidatus Diapherotrites archaeon:
- a CDS encoding proteasome subunit beta — MTQELNELKTGTTTVAIVFGQGVVLGADQRASMGHLAYDEESPKIYTISDKIAVTNAGSVGDSQVIVRFMKSQVLSYELERQAKMTPQALATFLSNVMNANRYYPFISQFLIAGVNSGPEIFELEPFGGVLERPKYAVSGSGTELALSVLDSNYRSNLSEEEALSLAAKAVKAATKRDIYSGGKSISLCVVDAKGVRHLSQPEVLKVLDRQPKLGA, encoded by the coding sequence TTGACGCAGGAATTGAACGAGCTTAAAACCGGCACCACGACTGTCGCGATTGTTTTCGGCCAGGGCGTTGTCCTGGGCGCGGACCAGCGCGCGTCAATGGGCCATCTGGCTTACGACGAGGAAAGCCCGAAAATCTACACGATCAGCGACAAGATTGCAGTCACAAACGCCGGCAGTGTCGGGGACAGCCAGGTCATAGTGCGCTTCATGAAAAGCCAGGTTTTGAGCTACGAGCTTGAAAGGCAGGCGAAGATGACTCCGCAGGCCCTTGCAACGTTCCTTTCGAATGTCATGAATGCGAACCGCTATTATCCTTTCATTTCACAGTTTTTGATTGCAGGCGTGAACAGCGGGCCCGAAATTTTCGAATTGGAGCCGTTCGGCGGCGTCCTGGAAAGGCCAAAGTACGCGGTTTCAGGCTCGGGCACGGAGCTCGCATTGTCAGTTCTTGACTCGAATTACAGGTCCAACCTTTCAGAGGAAGAGGCCTTGTCCTTGGCGGCAAAGGCGGTCAAGGCGGCAACCAAAAGGGACATTTATTCCGGCGGCAAGTCGATTTCGCTTTGCGTTGTCGACGCAAAAGGCGTCAGGCATTTGTCCCAGCCGGAAGTCCTGAAGGTGCTTGACAGGCAGCCGAAGCTCGGCGCCTGA
- a CDS encoding peptidylprolyl isomerase → MVFNDNDVLLINLTSKVKGGEVFDSTLESVAKEHGFFEKERQYKPFPIVLGAKEVFPALEQHIKSLSAGEKKSFTLSPRESFGERSQELIGIISTKEFISRKINPVKGLVIEMNGRQGRVQSVSGGRVRVDFNSPLAGKEIEYEVEVREKIAGDGKKVESLFEKYFSGVPEKEKTLSIKGGGVEVQLSQRFSKAFEPFKVLFSKLVEKSCPALEAVKFSEMPKEEKGEGKGASESGAGSEEISGAAGKEANPTPAQAEESPRAKAAQKPRQKKPASESNEDI, encoded by the coding sequence ATGGTTTTCAACGACAACGACGTTCTTCTGATCAACCTCACGTCAAAGGTGAAGGGCGGCGAGGTATTCGATTCGACTCTTGAAAGCGTCGCAAAAGAGCACGGCTTTTTCGAGAAAGAAAGGCAGTACAAGCCCTTTCCGATAGTTTTGGGCGCAAAGGAAGTCTTTCCCGCCCTGGAACAGCACATCAAATCATTGTCGGCGGGCGAAAAAAAATCCTTCACGCTTTCACCCAGGGAATCTTTCGGCGAAAGGAGCCAGGAACTAATCGGGATAATTTCCACAAAAGAATTCATTTCAAGGAAAATCAACCCGGTGAAGGGCCTTGTAATTGAAATGAACGGCAGGCAGGGGCGCGTCCAGAGCGTTTCAGGCGGGCGCGTCAGGGTTGACTTCAACAGCCCATTGGCAGGCAAGGAAATAGAATACGAAGTCGAGGTCAGGGAAAAAATCGCCGGCGACGGGAAAAAAGTGGAATCGCTATTTGAAAAATATTTTTCCGGCGTGCCGGAAAAGGAGAAAACGCTTTCAATCAAGGGCGGCGGAGTGGAAGTGCAATTGTCCCAGCGCTTCAGCAAGGCATTCGAACCCTTCAAGGTTTTGTTCTCCAAGCTCGTGGAAAAAAGCTGTCCCGCGCTCGAAGCCGTGAAGTTCTCGGAAATGCCCAAAGAGGAAAAAGGCGAAGGCAAAGGCGCAAGTGAAAGCGGGGCAGGAAGCGAAGAAATCTCCGGCGCGGCAGGCAAGGAAGCAAACCCAACGCCTGCTCAGGCAGAAGAAAGCCCCCGCGCCAAAGCCGCGCAAAAGCCCAGGCAGAAAAAGCCGGCAAGCGAAAGCAACGAGGACATCTGA